A window of the Juglans microcarpa x Juglans regia isolate MS1-56 chromosome 5D, Jm3101_v1.0, whole genome shotgun sequence genome harbors these coding sequences:
- the LOC121265827 gene encoding uncharacterized protein LOC121265827: MASLIVQPALIDRIKAAQKVDLGLVKLLEEVGNGDKPDFSIFKGGVLRFRGRLCVPVNDELKRVIIEEAHRSLYTVHPGSTKMYQDLRGCFWWNGLPRTLSGQDAIWVIVDRLTKTTRFVPIKASIGMAPYEALYVRRCRSPLYWDEVGERKLLGPEIILWTIEKIDTIRARIKAAQSQQKSYLDKCHHQLEFEVGDKVFLRIAQMKGVMRFGKKGKFSPRYIGPFEILDQIGPMAYRVALPPASSEVHNVFHVSMLRKYIHDPTHVIDHEPLQIQENITYTEEPVQILDRKE, translated from the exons ATGGCTAGTTTGATAGTTCAACCAGCcttgatagatagaatcaaagctgCTCAGAAAGTGGACTTAGGGTTGGTGAAGCTATTGGAAGAAGTCGGgaacggggacaaacctgaTTTTAGCATTTTCAAGGGtggagttttgaggtttagaggTAGATTATGCGTACCAGTTAATGATGAACTAAAAAGGGTAATTATTGAAGAAGCACATCGTTCTTTGTACACAgttcacccagggagtaccaagatgtatcagGACTTGAGAGGGTgtttttggtggaatg GCCTACCAAGAACATTAAGTGGACAAGATGCcatatgggtgatcgtggatcgcttaACGAAGACTACTcgttttgtgcccattaaa gCTAGCATTGGAATGGCACCCTACGAGGCTTTGTATGTCAGAAGgtgtagatctccattgtattgggatgaagtaggtgaaaggaaacttttggGGCCAGAGATTATTCTGTGGACCATAGAGAAGATAGATACCATTCGGGCTAGAATAAAAGCAGCTCAGAGCCAACAAAAGAGTTATTTAGATAAATGCCACCACCAGttagagtttgaggttggagataaagtatttttgagGATAGCACAAATGAAGGGAGTTATGAGATTCGGAAAGAAGGGTAAGTTcagcccaagatatattggaccgtttgagattcttgatcagATTGGACCAATGGCTTACAGGGTGGCTCTACCACCTGCATCCTCGGAAGTGcataatgtgtttcatgtgtctatGTTGAGAAAGTACATCCATGACCCCACCCACGTTATAGATCATGAACCACTTCAGATTCAAGAGAATATCACCTACACCGAGGAACCAGTACAAATTTTGGACAGGAAAGAATAA